From one Salinibacterium hongtaonis genomic stretch:
- a CDS encoding DUF3105 domain-containing protein: MPSRDTDSPADEQVVPPSAKKLTVKQEREQRRLEKVEKFKKEQARAKRNRIVAITLSSVAAVAVVAIIVAIVVSSAVPKRDPADIAIDGVQTWEDIDYTHVQGVVDYENEFDMNPPAGGSHNQAWLNCGIYEEPQQPEYAVHSLEHGAVWVTYNPDSVSGDDLTTLRDSLPSSYVVLSPYPGLDAPVVASAWGAQVKLDGVDDTRLADFVEKYWQAGDVPEPGASCVGAIDGPGKL; the protein is encoded by the coding sequence GTGCCATCCCGCGACACCGACTCCCCTGCCGACGAGCAGGTCGTCCCGCCCTCTGCCAAGAAGCTCACCGTTAAGCAGGAGCGCGAACAGCGTCGCCTGGAGAAGGTCGAGAAGTTCAAGAAGGAGCAGGCGAGGGCCAAGCGCAACCGCATCGTTGCGATCACTCTGAGCTCGGTTGCCGCCGTGGCCGTTGTCGCGATCATCGTGGCCATCGTCGTTTCGAGTGCTGTGCCCAAGCGCGACCCTGCGGATATCGCAATCGACGGTGTGCAGACGTGGGAAGACATCGACTACACCCACGTGCAGGGCGTCGTCGACTACGAGAACGAATTCGACATGAATCCGCCCGCGGGCGGCAGCCACAACCAGGCATGGCTTAACTGTGGCATCTACGAAGAGCCGCAGCAGCCCGAGTACGCCGTCCACTCGCTCGAGCACGGCGCCGTATGGGTGACGTACAACCCCGATAGCGTTTCGGGCGATGACCTCACCACCCTGCGCGATTCGTTGCCCTCCTCCTACGTAGTCCTCTCCCCGTACCCGGGCCTTGATGCCCCGGTCGTCGCCTCTGCGTGGGGTGCCCAGGTCAAGCTCGACGGCGTCGACGACACTCGTCTCGCCGACTTCGTGGAGAAGTACTGGCAAGCCGGTGACGTTCCGGAGCCCGGAGCCAGCTGCGTCGGAGCAATCGATGGCCCAGGAAAGCTCTAA
- a CDS encoding carbohydrate ABC transporter permease, translating into MSDLTIVRGKRTVAQRILGFFGNSIVNVLLLIIAIFWLVPSVGLLLASLRSVADNSSSGWWTVFTAPAQLTIENYANLLANPTITGSFWNTIMISVPTTAAVVVIGSLAGYAFAWMEFPGRDWLLIGVIVLLAVPIQVALIPLARLFGSVGLFGSIFSVILFHTAFGLPFAVFLLRNFFLQVPTELLEAARLDGASEWRIFRTVILPLGLPAIASLAIFQFLWTWNDMLVALIFTNSQSQPLTVAIQSQLRQFGSNIDVLSAGAFLSMIVPLIVFFAFQRYFVQALLAGSQR; encoded by the coding sequence ATGAGCGACCTCACCATCGTGCGGGGCAAACGCACGGTTGCCCAGCGAATCCTCGGATTCTTCGGCAACAGCATCGTCAATGTGCTGCTTCTGATCATCGCGATCTTCTGGCTGGTACCGAGCGTTGGATTGCTGCTCGCTTCTCTGCGCTCGGTCGCCGACAACTCCTCGTCGGGGTGGTGGACTGTATTCACGGCACCGGCGCAACTGACAATCGAGAACTACGCGAACCTGCTGGCCAACCCCACGATCACGGGGTCGTTTTGGAACACGATCATGATCTCCGTTCCGACAACGGCCGCCGTGGTGGTCATCGGCTCGCTCGCCGGATATGCGTTCGCCTGGATGGAGTTTCCCGGTCGAGACTGGTTGCTGATCGGCGTCATCGTGCTGCTGGCCGTGCCCATCCAGGTCGCCCTGATCCCCCTTGCCCGTCTGTTCGGCTCGGTGGGGCTTTTTGGATCGATCTTCAGCGTCATCCTGTTTCACACGGCGTTCGGACTGCCGTTCGCCGTGTTCCTGTTGCGAAACTTCTTCTTGCAGGTGCCCACTGAACTGCTTGAGGCTGCCCGGCTCGATGGGGCCAGCGAATGGCGAATCTTTCGCACCGTGATTCTGCCGCTGGGGCTGCCGGCGATCGCCTCCCTCGCGATCTTCCAGTTCTTGTGGACGTGGAACGACATGCTCGTTGCGCTGATCTTTACCAACTCGCAATCGCAGCCATTGACGGTGGCCATCCAGAGTCAGCTGCGGCAATTCGGGTCGAATATCGATGTGCTCTCGGCCGGGGCGTTCCTGTCGATGATCGTTCCGCTAATCGTGTTCTTCGCCTTCCAGCGCTACTTTGTGCAGGCGCTGCTTGCGGGGTCTCAGCGCTAG
- a CDS encoding ABC transporter ATP-binding protein: protein MSGHGSTGRYGKQRARISSADPEAQKAENAAAPTIPDLLPRIRHLFAPHARALTVTIILVLIGAGISVLPPLLTQQAFDLGLFPPSGVPDMPVLLELVGIMVLLWIAAAALGVWQTWLTASVGNKVMGQLRIQLFTHLQRMELGFFTRTKTGVIQSRLQNDVGGVAGVLSNTVSSVIGNTVTVVAAFVAMLLLSWQMTLVAVILMPLIAVAQRRIGRVRARIAAATQESLSNLTAITQESLSVSGILLAKSFTQQGAEVGRYTEENQRQIELQVRQVMSGQWFFATVQVFLSVIPAITYVVAGWLILGNVPVTAGTIVAFTTVQARLTWPLMGLMRVALDLQTSSALFARIFEYLDLTPAITDAPGAREVPSQSLGRIQFDDVTFRYPDAPADSPATLKDVSFTIEPGSFAAFVGPSGAGKTTVSYLIPRLYDVSGGAVRFAGEDVRELQHEDLMRAIGIVSQETYLFHATIADNLRYARPNATQQQLEDAARQANIHDTIMSFPDGYETVVGERGYRLSGGEKQRVAIARVLLKDPAVLILDEATSALDSVSERIVQTALDQAAKGRTTVAIAHRLSTVVHADVIFVVDGGRIVEQGTHDKLLAENGVYATLFQRQVRAE, encoded by the coding sequence ATGAGCGGGCACGGGAGCACTGGCAGGTACGGCAAGCAGCGCGCCCGCATTTCGAGCGCAGACCCGGAGGCGCAGAAGGCGGAGAACGCCGCAGCGCCCACGATCCCTGATCTGCTGCCCCGCATCCGTCACCTCTTTGCGCCCCACGCACGTGCCCTGACGGTGACGATCATTCTCGTTCTGATCGGTGCCGGCATCAGCGTTTTGCCGCCATTGCTCACTCAGCAGGCCTTCGACCTCGGGCTGTTCCCGCCGTCGGGGGTGCCCGACATGCCCGTGCTGCTCGAGCTGGTCGGCATCATGGTGCTGCTGTGGATCGCGGCGGCGGCCCTCGGTGTGTGGCAGACCTGGCTCACGGCGAGCGTGGGCAACAAGGTCATGGGCCAGCTGCGCATCCAGTTGTTCACGCACCTGCAGCGCATGGAGCTGGGCTTCTTCACCCGCACCAAGACGGGCGTCATTCAGTCGCGTCTGCAGAACGACGTCGGGGGTGTGGCCGGGGTTCTCAGCAACACGGTCTCGAGCGTGATCGGCAACACCGTCACGGTCGTCGCGGCATTCGTAGCCATGCTGCTGCTCAGCTGGCAGATGACTCTCGTCGCGGTCATCCTGATGCCACTCATTGCCGTCGCCCAACGCCGAATCGGCCGGGTGCGCGCCCGCATCGCCGCGGCAACGCAGGAGTCGCTGAGCAACCTGACCGCAATCACGCAGGAGTCGCTCAGCGTGAGCGGCATTCTGCTCGCCAAGAGTTTCACGCAGCAGGGCGCCGAGGTCGGGCGCTACACAGAGGAGAACCAGCGACAGATCGAGCTGCAGGTTCGTCAGGTGATGAGCGGGCAGTGGTTCTTCGCCACGGTGCAGGTGTTTCTTTCGGTCATTCCGGCCATTACGTATGTCGTCGCCGGCTGGCTCATCCTCGGCAACGTGCCCGTCACGGCGGGAACTATCGTGGCGTTCACAACCGTGCAGGCTCGGCTCACCTGGCCTCTCATGGGGCTGATGAGGGTCGCGCTCGACCTGCAGACATCATCCGCTCTGTTTGCCCGCATCTTTGAATACCTCGACCTGACCCCCGCCATCACGGATGCCCCTGGCGCGCGTGAGGTGCCGTCGCAGTCGCTGGGGCGCATCCAGTTCGATGACGTGACCTTTAGATATCCGGATGCCCCGGCAGATTCGCCGGCGACGCTCAAGGACGTGTCGTTCACGATTGAGCCTGGCAGCTTTGCGGCCTTCGTCGGCCCGTCGGGCGCAGGCAAGACGACGGTGTCGTACCTGATCCCGCGGCTCTACGACGTGAGCGGCGGCGCTGTGCGGTTCGCCGGTGAGGATGTTCGCGAGCTTCAGCACGAAGACCTCATGCGCGCCATCGGAATCGTGAGCCAGGAGACCTACCTCTTTCACGCCACGATCGCCGACAACCTGCGGTATGCGCGCCCCAATGCCACCCAGCAGCAGCTAGAGGATGCGGCCCGCCAGGCCAACATCCATGACACGATCATGTCGTTCCCCGACGGGTACGAGACGGTTGTCGGCGAGCGAGGTTACCGGCTCAGCGGCGGCGAAAAGCAGCGCGTCGCGATCGCCAGGGTGCTGCTCAAGGACCCGGCCGTGCTCATCCTCGATGAGGCGACAAGCGCGCTCGACTCGGTCTCGGAGCGCATCGTGCAGACGGCGCTCGATCAGGCCGCGAAAGGCAGAACAACCGTTGCGATCGCGCACCGTCTCTCCACCGTCGTGCACGCCGACGTGATTTTTGTGGTCGACGGCGGACGCATCGTAGAACAGGGAACGCACGACAAGCTGCTCGCCGAAAACGGTGTCTACGCGACGCTGTTTCAGCGCCAGGTCAGGGCCGAGTAG
- a CDS encoding cystathionine beta-synthase encodes MKYANTVLDLVGNTPLVKLNKVTEGISATVLVKVEYLNPGGSSKDRIATKIIDAAEASGDLKPGGTIVEPTSGNTGVGLALVAQQRGYRCVFVCPDKVSEDKRNVLRAYGAEVVVTPTSVAPDSPESYYSVSDRLAREIPGAFKPNQYANLNGPLSHYETTGPEIWRDTDAKLTVFVAGVGTGGTISGTGKYLKEASNGAVRVVGSDPEGSVYSGGTGRPYLIEGVGEDFWPTAYDPTVVDDIIMVSDAEAFDMTRRLALEEGLLVGGSSGMAVVSALKAAKGLGPDDVVVVLLPDGGRGYLGKVFSDTWMASHGFIAAGEGTPLAEIVTADAAAIPHVRPDSTVRDAIAALADHALGRLPVLAGELPAVLGEVLGSVSEDALLDAVAVDDAVLDDAVSEHLSERLPLVGLSSSTEVAREAFAASGSPVLMVMNDGHPVGLVTRRNVLAHLSK; translated from the coding sequence ATGAAGTATGCAAATACCGTCCTGGATCTGGTCGGAAACACGCCCCTCGTTAAGCTCAACAAGGTCACGGAGGGGATTTCGGCGACCGTGCTTGTCAAGGTCGAATACCTCAACCCCGGTGGCTCCTCGAAGGATCGCATTGCGACCAAGATCATCGACGCCGCAGAGGCGAGCGGCGACCTGAAGCCGGGTGGAACCATCGTCGAGCCCACATCGGGCAACACGGGTGTCGGCCTCGCGCTCGTCGCCCAGCAGCGCGGCTACCGCTGCGTTTTCGTGTGCCCCGACAAGGTGAGCGAAGACAAGCGCAACGTTCTGCGCGCCTACGGGGCAGAGGTCGTCGTGACCCCCACCTCCGTGGCGCCCGACAGCCCGGAGTCGTACTACTCGGTCTCCGACCGCCTTGCGCGCGAGATTCCTGGCGCCTTCAAGCCCAACCAGTACGCGAACCTCAATGGCCCGCTCAGCCACTACGAGACAACGGGTCCTGAGATTTGGCGCGACACTGATGCCAAGCTCACGGTCTTTGTCGCGGGCGTCGGAACCGGCGGAACGATCAGCGGCACGGGAAAGTACCTCAAAGAGGCCAGCAACGGAGCGGTGCGCGTTGTCGGCTCCGACCCTGAAGGCTCCGTGTATTCCGGTGGCACGGGCCGCCCTTACCTCATCGAGGGTGTTGGCGAAGACTTCTGGCCCACCGCCTACGACCCCACGGTCGTTGACGACATCATCATGGTTTCGGATGCCGAGGCCTTCGATATGACTCGTCGCCTCGCGCTCGAAGAGGGCCTGCTCGTCGGCGGATCCAGCGGCATGGCCGTCGTCTCCGCCCTTAAGGCGGCCAAGGGTCTCGGGCCCGACGACGTCGTCGTCGTTCTGCTGCCCGACGGCGGACGCGGCTACCTCGGCAAGGTATTCAGCGACACCTGGATGGCATCGCACGGGTTCATCGCCGCAGGCGAAGGCACCCCGCTCGCGGAGATCGTCACGGCCGACGCGGCGGCGATCCCTCATGTGCGCCCAGACTCGACCGTGCGGGATGCCATCGCGGCGCTCGCCGATCACGCCCTCGGGCGCCTTCCCGTGCTCGCGGGCGAGCTTCCCGCCGTGCTCGGCGAGGTCCTCGGATCGGTCAGCGAAGACGCGCTCCTCGACGCCGTCGCCGTTGACGACGCCGTGCTCGACGACGCCGTATCGGAGCACCTGAGCGAGCGGCTGCCACTCGTTGGCCTGTCTAGCTCGACCGAGGTTGCCCGCGAAGCCTTTGCGGCATCCGGCAGCCCCGTTCTCATGGTGATGAACGACGGCCACCCCGTGGGCCTCGTCACCCGCCGCAACGTGCTCGCGCATCTCAGCAAGTAA
- a CDS encoding carbohydrate ABC transporter permease, whose translation MTQQPAVVPVPTQSGRADGSQPSRRSARRRMFYIALGFLAPALVLLGALVLYPIIYTVIRSFYSPGGEEFVGFDNYVTMFTNETTFTAIRNNVIWVIVAPVTCTVLGLIFAVLLDKIRWATAFKLIIFMPMAISMLAAGVIFRTMFQENPNLGVVNAALVAINSVFSDDSAYPGATVRPDAGLQDDGGTISAPGVNPGSAQNFPLVGVKQSSLPANAAEAKEAPDPDSDAISGTVWLDVVQGGGGENGEVGDGKKGLPGIKVDAVNADGTIAGTAETNDAGQYTIAGLDGQGYVVALPASNFDPGYQGVSWLSSAFINGVVILSYVWIWAGFAMIMIASGLSAMDRSLQEAARIDGASEWKVFTRITAPLLSPVIVVVFVTLIINVLKIFDLVYVIPPGTSKPAANVIAVEMWTVSFGGGDNQGLGSALAILLLILVLPSMIINIRRFRQERER comes from the coding sequence ATGACGCAGCAACCAGCAGTGGTTCCGGTGCCGACCCAGAGCGGGAGGGCTGACGGCAGTCAGCCCTCCCGCAGGTCGGCCCGGCGCCGAATGTTCTACATCGCCCTGGGCTTCTTGGCGCCAGCGCTCGTGCTCCTCGGGGCGCTCGTTCTGTATCCGATCATTTACACGGTCATCCGCTCGTTCTATAGCCCTGGCGGCGAAGAGTTCGTGGGCTTTGACAACTACGTGACGATGTTCACGAACGAGACCACGTTCACGGCGATTCGCAACAACGTGATTTGGGTAATCGTGGCGCCCGTCACCTGCACCGTGCTCGGGCTGATCTTTGCCGTGCTGCTCGACAAGATCCGCTGGGCGACCGCGTTCAAGCTCATCATCTTCATGCCCATGGCGATCTCGATGCTCGCCGCCGGCGTCATCTTTCGCACCATGTTTCAGGAGAACCCCAACCTGGGCGTCGTGAACGCAGCGCTCGTGGCCATCAACAGCGTGTTTTCGGATGATTCGGCCTATCCCGGCGCCACCGTGCGGCCAGACGCGGGGCTTCAGGATGACGGCGGGACGATCAGCGCTCCCGGGGTTAACCCGGGCTCTGCGCAGAACTTTCCCCTCGTCGGGGTGAAGCAATCCTCGCTGCCCGCCAACGCTGCAGAGGCCAAAGAAGCGCCGGACCCCGACTCGGACGCGATCAGCGGCACCGTGTGGCTCGATGTCGTCCAGGGAGGTGGCGGTGAGAACGGCGAAGTCGGCGACGGCAAGAAGGGGCTGCCGGGGATCAAGGTCGATGCGGTCAACGCCGACGGCACCATTGCGGGCACCGCCGAGACCAATGACGCGGGTCAGTACACAATCGCGGGCCTCGACGGCCAGGGGTATGTTGTGGCGCTGCCCGCGTCGAACTTTGATCCGGGTTACCAGGGAGTCTCGTGGCTGAGCTCCGCCTTCATCAACGGTGTGGTCATCCTCTCCTACGTGTGGATCTGGGCCGGATTCGCGATGATCATGATCGCCTCTGGCCTCTCGGCGATGGATCGCTCGCTTCAAGAGGCGGCCCGCATCGATGGGGCCAGCGAGTGGAAGGTGTTCACCCGGATTACCGCCCCCCTGCTGTCGCCTGTGATCGTGGTCGTCTTTGTGACGCTCATCATCAATGTGCTCAAGATCTTCGACCTCGTCTACGTGATTCCCCCTGGCACCTCGAAACCCGCGGCGAACGTGATCGCGGTCGAGATGTGGACCGTGTCCTTTGGCGGAGGAGATAACCAGGGGCTCGGCAGTGCTCTCGCGATCCTGCTGCTGATCTTGGTGTTGCCGTCAATGATCATTAACATCCGTCGATTCCGGCAGGAGAGAGAGCGATGA
- a CDS encoding DUF305 domain-containing protein, which translates to MAQESSKTAVSTRLIVGIILGAAVLVGVAFGLGRVSVPATDSTPSSTSAEAGFSRDMQTHHLQAVEMSLIVRDLTDDPEIRMLAYDIATAQQQQAGQMFGWLTVWGVPQAAPEPSMTWMTRPTLDGATHDHGSGDSGSSHVPGGPMPGLATDEQLATLKSLTGVEAEKYFLELMIAHHVGGVEMAEAVLDRSDERVVVALAKGMVTVQQKEIDLMNDLLAERS; encoded by the coding sequence ATGGCCCAGGAAAGCTCTAAGACCGCCGTTTCGACTCGCCTGATCGTAGGCATCATCCTCGGAGCCGCCGTGCTCGTGGGTGTTGCCTTCGGTCTGGGCCGGGTCTCCGTGCCCGCCACCGATTCGACACCGTCCTCGACCAGTGCCGAGGCAGGTTTTTCCCGCGACATGCAGACACACCACCTGCAGGCCGTGGAGATGTCACTCATCGTGCGCGATCTCACCGACGACCCCGAGATTCGTATGCTCGCCTACGACATCGCGACAGCGCAGCAGCAGCAGGCCGGCCAGATGTTCGGCTGGCTCACGGTCTGGGGTGTTCCCCAGGCCGCACCAGAGCCCTCAATGACCTGGATGACGCGGCCAACCCTCGACGGGGCGACCCACGATCACGGCTCAGGCGATAGTGGCAGCTCCCACGTGCCCGGGGGGCCCATGCCGGGGCTCGCGACCGACGAACAGCTGGCCACCCTCAAGTCCCTGACCGGCGTCGAGGCGGAGAAGTACTTTCTCGAACTGATGATCGCGCACCATGTGGGTGGAGTCGAGATGGCAGAAGCGGTTCTTGACCGCAGCGACGAGCGCGTCGTTGTCGCCCTCGCCAAGGGCATGGTCACGGTGCAGCAGAAGGAGATCGATCTGATGAACGACCTCCTCGCGGAGCGTTCGTAG
- a CDS encoding ABC transporter substrate-binding protein: protein MSIHSHRTLTASVSLAAVVGLTLAGCSGSGDNNDDDAEFSGETLEVSGAWSGAEQENFEKVLDKFEQDTGATVNYSSFGDKAATTLGTQIEGGSPPNVAMLAQPALMTQLAQDGNLVPLSQDVLDEVNDNYSQSWIDLGTVDGEVYGVWFKASNKSTVWYNADIWGDAGAEPPESWDDFLTQLQLVADSGYAGISIGADVGWPLTDWFENVYLQTAGGDMYDQLAAHEIPWTDPSVATALETLATLWGNSALVEPGSAQRTFPESVSAVFGADPTAGTVYEGDFVAGVIKDEGVSVVGENALFFDFPLVGDAETSIVGGGDVAVAFTDDAATQALMEYLASPESAEVWVPEGGLTSPNKDVDTALYPDETAKKIAEALTGAEVFRFDMSDLTPSAFGGTEGQGFWQIMIQFLENPTDIPGTQQALEDAAVAAY from the coding sequence ATGTCCATTCATAGCCATCGCACACTCACCGCATCCGTCAGCCTTGCTGCGGTTGTTGGCCTCACTCTTGCCGGATGCTCTGGCTCGGGAGACAACAACGATGACGACGCCGAATTCTCGGGCGAAACGCTCGAAGTCTCTGGCGCATGGTCAGGAGCTGAACAAGAGAATTTTGAGAAGGTGCTCGACAAGTTCGAACAGGACACGGGGGCGACCGTCAACTATTCGAGCTTCGGCGACAAAGCAGCCACCACTCTAGGAACGCAGATCGAGGGAGGCAGCCCGCCCAATGTGGCAATGCTTGCCCAGCCAGCGCTGATGACGCAGCTGGCCCAGGACGGCAACCTGGTACCGCTGTCACAGGACGTGCTCGACGAGGTCAATGACAACTACTCGCAGAGCTGGATCGACCTGGGCACGGTGGATGGCGAGGTCTACGGCGTCTGGTTCAAGGCATCCAATAAGTCGACCGTTTGGTACAACGCCGACATCTGGGGCGACGCGGGTGCGGAACCGCCGGAGAGCTGGGACGACTTTCTCACCCAGCTGCAGCTTGTAGCCGATTCTGGGTATGCGGGCATCTCCATTGGTGCCGACGTCGGCTGGCCCCTGACCGACTGGTTCGAGAACGTGTACCTGCAGACCGCGGGCGGCGACATGTACGACCAGCTTGCAGCGCACGAGATCCCCTGGACGGACCCCTCCGTCGCGACCGCACTTGAGACGCTCGCGACGCTCTGGGGCAACTCAGCACTGGTCGAGCCCGGCTCGGCGCAGCGCACCTTCCCCGAGTCGGTGTCGGCGGTGTTCGGCGCTGACCCCACGGCTGGCACCGTCTACGAGGGCGACTTCGTGGCTGGCGTCATCAAGGATGAGGGTGTCTCAGTGGTCGGTGAGAACGCACTATTCTTTGACTTCCCGCTCGTGGGGGACGCCGAAACATCCATCGTCGGAGGCGGTGACGTTGCCGTTGCCTTCACCGACGACGCAGCGACCCAGGCCCTGATGGAGTACCTCGCTTCGCCGGAATCGGCCGAGGTGTGGGTGCCGGAGGGCGGCTTGACCTCGCCGAACAAGGATGTCGACACCGCGCTTTACCCCGATGAGACCGCCAAGAAGATCGCGGAGGCTCTCACGGGAGCCGAGGTGTTCCGCTTCGACATGTCAGACCTCACGCCGAGCGCATTCGGCGGAACAGAGGGTCAGGGTTTCTGGCAGATCATGATTCAGTTCCTCGAGAACCCGACCGACATTCCGGGTACTCAGCAGGCCCTTGAGGACGCGGCAGTGGCGGCCTACTGA
- a CDS encoding LacI family DNA-binding transcriptional regulator, with the protein MEPEKVRAPNIRDVAKLAGVSYQTVSRVLNESPNIRPSTKERVLDVIEQIGFQPNQAARALVTNRSRTIGVLSGDTAHYGPTTSVHAIELAARQADYRVMITNTSSDYESIRSSLDSLRQQAVEAIVIIAPQVRVFDAIADMNLTIPFVTLDSTQRDTSRSMSVDQFAGGRLATRHLIDLGHQEIEHVAGPQDWIEADARMRGFLHEINEADLTTRPPILGDWTAAFGHHAGRELLRHPDFTAVFCANDQMALGLMHALHEGGVRVPQDVSVVGFDDIPDAAHLWPPLTTVRQDFAEIGRRALAILLDEITGSTDARHDQIAPELIVRSSTAPPSR; encoded by the coding sequence ATGGAACCGGAGAAGGTTCGCGCCCCGAACATTCGGGACGTCGCAAAGCTCGCGGGAGTGTCGTACCAGACCGTTTCTCGGGTACTGAACGAGTCGCCCAACATTCGGCCGAGCACCAAAGAGCGTGTGCTCGACGTCATCGAGCAGATCGGGTTTCAGCCCAACCAGGCGGCCAGGGCCCTTGTTACCAACCGCAGCCGAACCATCGGCGTGCTCTCGGGCGACACTGCGCACTATGGGCCAACGACGAGCGTTCACGCTATTGAGCTGGCAGCGCGGCAGGCGGATTACCGCGTGATGATTACCAATACCTCCAGCGACTATGAGTCGATTCGCAGCAGCCTCGACTCTCTCAGGCAGCAGGCTGTGGAGGCCATCGTCATCATCGCTCCCCAGGTGCGGGTATTCGATGCCATCGCCGACATGAACCTCACGATCCCTTTCGTAACCCTCGACTCCACGCAGCGAGACACCAGTCGCAGCATGTCGGTCGACCAGTTCGCTGGGGGACGCCTTGCCACCCGCCACCTGATCGATCTGGGCCACCAGGAGATTGAGCACGTTGCCGGGCCGCAGGACTGGATCGAGGCAGATGCTCGCATGCGAGGGTTCCTGCACGAGATCAACGAGGCGGACCTCACGACGCGCCCGCCCATCCTGGGTGACTGGACCGCGGCGTTCGGCCACCATGCGGGCAGGGAGTTGCTGCGGCATCCCGACTTCACTGCCGTGTTCTGCGCCAACGATCAGATGGCGCTGGGGCTCATGCACGCGCTGCATGAGGGCGGAGTTCGAGTGCCGCAGGACGTGAGCGTCGTGGGTTTCGACGATATTCCGGATGCCGCGCACTTGTGGCCACCGTTGACGACCGTTCGTCAGGACTTTGCCGAGATCGGCCGCAGGGCCCTGGCCATTCTGCTTGACGAGATAACGGGATCGACGGATGCCCGGCACGACCAGATTGCTCCCGAGTTGATCGTGCGGAGTTCGACTGCCCCGCCTTCGCGATAG
- a CDS encoding cystathionine gamma-synthase codes for MSDFSTRAIHAGQEFDPTTGAVVPPIYMSSTFVQDGIGGFRGGYEYARGGNPTRDSLQTLLASLEGGTHAYSFASGLAAEDALLRAILAPGDHVLMGNDVYGGTHRLVNRLHVPWGVELSTVEMSNADAVRAAIRPGVTRVLWLETPSNPLMKITDIAALVAIGHEAGAIVVVDNTFATPYLQQPLALGADVVVHSTTKYLGGHSDVIGGAVVLSDEEIAEKVAFLQFGAGAISAPMEAWLTVRGIKTLAVRMDRHSSNAHTIAATVESHPAIERVYYPGLESHPGHEIAARQMSDFGGMLSLALKGGPEAAKRVAEGTEVFQLAESLGGVESLIGYPTEMTHASVKGTELAVPENVIRLSVGIEGIDDLLGDITAALDRA; via the coding sequence ATGAGCGACTTCAGCACCAGGGCTATTCATGCAGGCCAGGAGTTCGACCCCACGACGGGTGCCGTCGTTCCGCCGATCTACATGAGCTCCACGTTCGTGCAGGACGGCATCGGCGGGTTTCGCGGCGGCTACGAGTATGCGCGCGGCGGCAACCCCACGCGTGACTCGCTGCAGACCTTGCTCGCCTCGCTTGAAGGGGGAACGCACGCCTACAGCTTTGCCTCCGGCCTCGCCGCTGAGGACGCTCTTCTCCGCGCCATCCTCGCCCCCGGCGATCACGTGCTCATGGGCAACGACGTCTACGGTGGCACGCACCGGCTCGTCAACCGCCTTCACGTGCCGTGGGGTGTCGAGCTTTCGACCGTTGAGATGAGCAATGCAGATGCGGTGCGCGCCGCGATTCGCCCCGGCGTCACCCGCGTGCTCTGGCTTGAGACGCCGAGCAACCCGCTCATGAAGATCACCGATATCGCCGCGCTTGTGGCGATCGGCCACGAGGCCGGAGCGATCGTCGTCGTCGACAACACGTTCGCGACTCCCTACCTGCAGCAGCCCCTCGCTCTGGGCGCCGATGTTGTGGTGCACTCGACGACCAAGTACCTCGGCGGCCACTCCGATGTGATCGGCGGCGCCGTCGTGCTGAGCGACGAGGAGATTGCCGAGAAGGTTGCTTTCTTGCAGTTCGGCGCGGGGGCTATTTCGGCCCCCATGGAGGCCTGGCTTACGGTGCGCGGCATCAAGACGCTCGCCGTGCGCATGGATCGCCACTCGTCCAACGCGCACACGATTGCCGCAACTGTCGAAAGCCACCCGGCAATCGAGCGTGTCTACTACCCGGGCCTTGAATCGCATCCCGGCCACGAGATCGCCGCTCGCCAGATGAGCGACTTCGGCGGCATGCTGTCGCTGGCGCTCAAGGGCGGCCCTGAGGCAGCCAAGCGCGTCGCCGAGGGCACGGAGGTCTTTCAGCTGGCCGAGTCGCTCGGTGGTGTGGAGTCGCTCATCGGGTACCCGACCGAGATGACTCACGCCTCGGTCAAGGGCACGGAGCTTGCTGTGCCCGAGAATGTGATCCGCCTGTCGGTGGGCATCGAGGGCATCGATGACCTGCTCGGCGACATCACGGCGGCGCTCGACCGGGCGTAG
- the rplL gene encoding 50S ribosomal protein L7/L12 — protein sequence MAKLSSDELIEAFKELTLIELSEFVKKFEEVFEVTAAAPVAVAAAGGAAAAAEEVEEKDSFDVVLEAAGDKKIQVIKEVRALTSLGLGEAKALVDGAPANVLEGVNKETAEKAKAQLEEAGATVNLK from the coding sequence ATGGCAAAGCTTTCTAGCGACGAACTCATCGAGGCGTTCAAGGAGCTCACGCTCATCGAGCTCAGCGAGTTCGTCAAGAAGTTCGAAGAGGTCTTCGAGGTCACCGCTGCTGCTCCCGTCGCGGTTGCCGCTGCCGGTGGCGCTGCTGCTGCCGCTGAAGAGGTCGAGGAGAAGGACTCGTTCGACGTCGTTCTCGAGGCCGCTGGCGACAAGAAGATCCAGGTCATCAAGGAGGTGCGCGCACTCACGAGCCTCGGCCTTGGTGAGGCGAAGGCACTCGTTGACGGCGCTCCCGCCAACGTCCTCGAGGGCGTTAACAAGGAGACCGCCGAGAAGGCCAAGGCTCAGCTCGAAGAGGCCGGCGCAACCGTCAACCTCAAGTAG